In Gadus chalcogrammus isolate NIFS_2021 chromosome 23, NIFS_Gcha_1.0, whole genome shotgun sequence, a genomic segment contains:
- the LOC130377022 gene encoding disco-interacting protein 2 homolog C-like yields MADREASPVPLEVRARLAELELELSEGDITQKGYEKKRSKLIRAFVPHAGGMEGPMSHRTPLGPPSAARFHRRRTSGARDERYRSDVHTEAVQAVLARHVERKVAVPMPSKRRSLVVQTSMDAYTPPGLSPLCSDSSSGSEGEEEEEEEEGGPGDDMHGMEHWLTRPAQLGPAHLGSTSSSSSSTQSGGSGNAGRLADSLAHAHISHPHLSHTHLSHPHLSHPHLSHAHLSQSLHQQSHLSQSHHGIGHLSLKRKGALSVAENGGSLRRSCEFGSDMLWPPPLESDERHHMANMGTIARNTQKYGNAERMETGDGVPVSSRVSAKIQQLVNTLKQPRRPPLREFFVDDFDELLEVQQPDPKMPRPEGAEMMPVRGEALGVVTNWPPSLEAALQRWGTISPKAPCLTSLDTAGKPLYVLTYGKLWSRSIKLAYNILHKLGSKQEPMVRPGDRVALVFPNNDPVAFMVAFYGCLLAEVVPVPIEVPLTRKDAGSQQIGFLLGSCGVTVALTSDACHKGLPKSATGEIPQFKGWPKLLWFVTESKHLSRPPRDWFPHIKDANNDTAYIEYKTCKDGSVLGVTVMRIALLTHCQSLTQSCSYTEAETIVNVLDFKKDVGLWHGILTSVMNMMHVISVPYSLMKVNPLSWIQKVCQFKAKVACVKSRDMHWALVAHKDQKDINLSSLRMLLVADGSNPWSISSCDAFLNVFQSKGLRAEVICPCASSPEALTVAIRRPGEDPSLPPGRGVLSMQGLSHGVVRVDTEERLSVLTVQDVGTVTPGGVGTGKP; encoded by the exons ggGACATCACTCAGAAGGGTTATGAGAAGAAGAGGTCCAAACTGATCAGGGCGTTTGTTCCGCATGCTGGAG GGATGGAGGGCCCCATGTCCCACCGGACCCCCCTCGGGCCCCCCTCCGCTGCCCGTTTCCATCGGCGACGGACGTCGGGGGCCAGAGATGAGCGTTACCGATCAG acGTCCACACAGAGGCGGTCCAGGCCGTTTTGGCACGCCACGTAGAGAGGAAAGTTGCCGTGCCGATGCCATCCAAACGCCGCTCGCTAGTAGTTCAGACGTCTATGGATGCCTACACACCCCCAg GACTGTCCCCCCTGTGCTCAGACTCCTCGTCGGGCtccgagggggaggaggaggaggaggaggaggaggggggacccGGGGACGACATGCACGGGATGGAGCACTGGCTGACGCGCCCCGCCCAgctaggccccgcccacctgggctccacctcctcctcctcctcgtccacgcAGAGCGGGGGCAGCGGCAACGCCGGGCGGCTGGCCGACTCGCTGGCGCACGCCCACATCTCCCACCCGCACCTGTCGCACACGCACCTGTCGCACCCCCACCTGTCGcacccccacctctcccacGCCCACCTGAGCCAGTCCCTGCACCAGCAGAGCCACCTGTCCCAGTCCCACCACG gtatCGGCCACCTCTCTCTGAAGAGGAAGGGGGCTCTGAGCGTCGCGGAGAACGGGGGCTCTCTGAGACGCTCCTGTGAGTTCGGCTCCGACATGCTGTGGCCCCCCCCTCTGGAGTCAGACG AGCGCCACCACATGGCCAACATGGGAACCATCGCCCGCAACACTCAGAAGTACGGCAACGCTGAGCGCATGGAGACCGGCGACG gtgtgccgGTCAGCAGCCGTGTGTCGGCTAAGATCCAGCAGCTGGTGAACACCCTGAAGCAGCCGCGCAGACCCCCGCTAAGGGAGTTCTTTGTGGACGACTTCGATGAACTCCTAGAAg TCCAGCAGCCCGACCCTAAGATGCCCCGCCCCGAGGGGGCGGAGATGATGCCGGTGCGGGGCGAGGCGCTGGGCGTGGTCACCAACTGGCCCCCCTCCCTGGAGGCGGCCCTCCAGCGCTGGGGGACCATCTCCCCCAAGGCCCCCTGCCTCACCAGCCTGGACACGGCCGGGAAGCCCCTCTACGTGCTCACCTACG GGAAGCTGTGGTCCCGCAGCATTAAGCTGGCTTACAACATCCTGCACAAACTGGGCAGCAAGCAGGAGCCGATGGTCCGGCCCGGCGACAGA GTGGCGCTGGTGTTCCCCAACAACGACCCGGTGGCCTTCATGGTGGCCTTCTACGGGTGTCTCCTGGCCGAGGTGGTCCCTGTGCCCATCGAGGTACCCCTCACCCGCAAG GATGCGGGCAGCCAGCAGATCGGCTTCCTATTGGGCAGCTGTGGCGTTACCGTGGCGCTGACCAGCGATGCGTGTCACAAGGGGCTGCCTAAGAGTGCCACGGGGGAGATCCCGCAGTTCAAAG gttgGCCCAAGTTGCTGTGGTTCGTCACAGAGTCCAAGCACCTGTCCCGACCCCCCAGGGACTGGTTCCCCCACATCAAGGACGCCAACAACGACACGGCGTACATAGAG tatAAGACGTGTAAGGACGGCAGTGTGTTAGGGGTCACCGTGATGAGGATCGCTCTGTTGACTCACTGCCAGTCCCTGACCCAGTCCTGCAGCTACACAGAAG CGGAAACCATTGTGAACGTTCTGGACTTCAAGAAGGACGTTGGGCTGTGGCACGGCATTCTCACG agtgTGATGAACATGATGCACGTGATCAGCGTGCCCTACTCTCTGATGAAGGTCAACCCCCTGTCCTGGATCCAGAAGGTCTGCCAGTTCAAAG ctaAGGTGGCCTGTGTGAAGTCCAGGGACATGCACTGGGCGCTGGTGGCTCATAAGGACCAGAAGGACATCAACCTGAGCTCTCTGCGCATGCTGCTGGTGGCCGACGGCTCCAACCCCT ggTCTATCTCGTCCTGCGACGCCTTCCTCAACGTGTTCCAGAGTAAAGGTCTGAGGGCGGAGGTCATCTGTCCCTGTGCCAGCTCCCCCGAGGCCCTCACCGTGGCCATTAGgag GCCGGGGGAGGACCCCAGCCTGCCCCCGGGCCGGGGGGTGCTGTCCATGCAGGGCCTGAGCCACGGGGTGGTCCGCGTGGACACTGAGGAGCGTCTCTCCGTCCTCACCGTGCAGGACGTGGGCACCGTCACCCCCGGAG GTGTTGGCACCGGCAAACCTTAA
- the LOC130377374 gene encoding C-C motif chemokine 4-like, producing the protein MTTCGPVTKSLLLLAVVVALTGQGSAVPHKPFECCERVSIKQITETIVDYMVQKKNKPCVNAVIFQTESGRLYCCKRDEPWVMRKVRELEGTKRAALASTPSLL; encoded by the exons ATGACGACCTGTGGCCCCGTGACgaagagcctgctgctgctggctgtggtGGTCGCTCTGACCGGACAAGGATctgcag TACCTCATAAGCCCTTTGAATGCTGCGAAAGGGTGAGCATAAAGCAGATCACTGAAACCATCGTGGACTACATGgtgcaaaagaaaaacaaaccctGTGTCAATGCCGTCAT ATTCCAAACGGAGAGTGGTCGTTTGTACTGCTGCAAACGTGATGAGCCCTGGGTGATGAGGAAGGTTAGGGAGCTTGA GGGGACAAAAAGAGCAGCATtggcctccaccccctccctcctgtag